The following are encoded together in the Equus przewalskii isolate Varuska chromosome 14, EquPr2, whole genome shotgun sequence genome:
- the LOC103556364 gene encoding interleukin-36 alpha-like isoform X2, with protein sequence MSRGLSVAVPIVGNIQDNNHLVWFLQGQTLLSVPGKHDKVPATVAIVPCKCLETLEKDRGNPIYLGVKEPEFCLFCTKVGDQPTLELKKQNIMELYNRPEPVKPFLFYHNQTGRTSTFESVAFPGWFIAACATGDCPLILTQELGKAYITDFEFTTLA encoded by the exons ATGAGTAGAG GGCTTTCTGTAGCAGTACCTATTGTGGGGAATATTCAGGATAACAATCATCTGGTGTGGTTCCTTCAAGGCCAGACCCTCCTATCAGTCCCAGGGAAGCACGATAAGGTTCCAG CCACTGTCGCCATAGTCCCATGCAAATGTCTGGAGACTCTTGAGAAAGACAGAGGGAATCCCATCTACCTGGGAGTGAAGGAGCCCGAGTTCTGCCTGTTCTGCACAAAGGTCGGGGATCAGCCCACACTGGAGCTCAAG AAGCAGAACATAATGGAGCTGTACAACCGACCGGAGCCCGTGAAGCCCTTCCTCTTCTACCACAACCAGACTGGCAGGACCTCCACCTTCGAGTCCGTGGCCTTCCCTGGCTGGTTCATCGCCGCCTGTGCCACAGGAGACTGTCCTCTCATTCTTACCCAAGAACTGGGGAAAGCCTATATCACTGACTTTGAGTTCACTACACTGGCTTAA
- the IL36B gene encoding interleukin-36 beta has translation MATPQSKQIPDCFRVRDPLQMVWVVEGDSLMAVPFNNNVKPVTLDIISCTDEKLHDEAKGNLVYLGIKGTNHSLFCAKIQGQPTLQIKEKNVMDLHHMNEGQKPFLFFRIIEGTTSAFQSFSCPGWFIATSSTARQPITLTKERGGTENTNFYLEPEH, from the exons ATGGCCACCCCACAGT CGAAGCAAATTCCTGACTGCTTTCGTGTTCGTGATCCTCTACAAATGGTGTGGGTTGTGGAGGGAGATTCTTTGATGGCAGTTCCTTTCAACAACAATGTCAAACCCG TCACTCTTGACATAATATCATGTACAGACGAAAAATTGCATGATGAAGCAAAAGGTAATCTGGTTTACCTGGGAATCAAGGGCACAAATCACTCTCTCTTTTGTGCAAAAATTCAAGGCCAGCCTACTTTGCAGATCAAG GAGAAAAATGTCATGGACCTGCACCATATGAACGAAGGGCagaaaccttttctctttttccgcATTATAGAGGGCACCACCTCTGCCTTTCAGTCATTCTCCTGCCCTGGCTGGTTCATAGCCACCTCCTCCACGGCCAGACAGCCCATCACTCTCACCAAGGAGAGGGGCGGAACTGAAAACACTAACTTCTATTTAGAGCCTGAGCACTAA